Proteins found in one Amycolatopsis umgeniensis genomic segment:
- a CDS encoding ribonuclease domain-containing protein, translated as MFNRRRITAALIGLIVLVLAGWFVKDGISGDDSKSTSAPASSSAQTKPSGAAKGKVAGEESGLPVKPLTGLPPQASETWGLIKAGGPYPYPRNDDVLFQNREKVLPAKASGYYREYTVKTPGSPDRGARRLVTGTGKELYYTEDHYKSFVVVDTDR; from the coding sequence ATGTTCAACCGTAGGCGGATCACCGCCGCCCTGATCGGCCTGATCGTGCTGGTGCTCGCCGGCTGGTTCGTCAAGGACGGCATCAGCGGTGACGATTCGAAGAGCACTTCGGCCCCGGCGAGTTCGTCGGCTCAGACCAAACCGTCGGGTGCGGCCAAGGGCAAGGTCGCGGGCGAGGAGTCCGGTCTCCCGGTCAAACCGCTCACGGGGCTGCCCCCGCAGGCTTCCGAGACCTGGGGACTCATCAAGGCGGGCGGGCCGTACCCGTATCCGCGCAACGACGACGTCCTCTTCCAAAACCGGGAGAAGGTCTTGCCCGCCAAGGCATCCGGCTACTACCGGGAATACACGGTCAAGACGCCGGGCAGCCCGGATCGCGGGGCGAGGCGGCTGGTGACCGGCACCGGCAAGGAGCTGTACTACACCGAGGACCACTACAAGTCCTTCGTCGTAGTGGACACCGACCGATGA
- the cysD gene encoding sulfate adenylyltransferase subunit CysD, translating into MTTLEPATDAAQDNLAALESEAIHIFREVAGEFDRPVILFSGGKDSTLLLHLAIKAFWPAPVPFPLLHVDTGHNLDEVIDFRDRVVEQHGLRLLVAKVQDWIDDGRLEERADGMRNPLQTTPLLDTIAENKFDAVFGGGRRDEERARAKERIFSLRNAFGQWEPRRQRPELWNLYNGRHRPGEQVRVFPLSNWTEADVWNYIAREKVELPSIYYAHRREVYQRDGMWLTEGPWGGPRPGEVVKELTVRYRTVGDGSCTGAIESTAATVDEVIAEVSASRLTERGATRADDRMSEAAMEDRKREGYF; encoded by the coding sequence ATGACCACGCTCGAACCGGCGACGGACGCCGCGCAGGACAACCTGGCGGCGCTGGAATCCGAGGCCATCCACATCTTCCGCGAGGTGGCGGGCGAGTTCGACCGGCCGGTGATCCTGTTCTCCGGCGGCAAGGACTCGACACTCCTGCTGCATCTGGCGATCAAGGCGTTCTGGCCCGCGCCGGTGCCGTTCCCGTTGCTGCACGTGGACACCGGGCACAACCTCGACGAGGTCATCGACTTCCGCGACCGGGTGGTCGAGCAGCACGGGCTGCGGCTGCTCGTGGCGAAGGTGCAGGACTGGATCGACGACGGCAGGCTCGAGGAGCGCGCCGACGGGATGCGCAACCCGTTGCAGACCACTCCGCTGCTCGACACGATCGCCGAGAACAAGTTCGACGCGGTCTTCGGCGGCGGGCGCCGCGACGAGGAGCGCGCCCGAGCCAAGGAGCGGATCTTCAGTCTCCGCAACGCTTTCGGCCAGTGGGAACCGCGTCGGCAGCGCCCCGAGCTGTGGAACCTCTACAACGGCCGTCACCGCCCCGGCGAGCAGGTCCGCGTCTTCCCGCTGTCCAACTGGACCGAGGCGGACGTCTGGAACTACATCGCGCGGGAGAAGGTCGAGCTGCCGTCGATCTACTACGCGCACCGGCGCGAGGTCTACCAGCGCGACGGCATGTGGCTGACCGAAGGCCCCTGGGGCGGGCCGCGGCCGGGCGAGGTCGTCAAGGAACTCACGGTGCGCTACCGGACCGTCGGCGACGGTTCGTGCACCGGCGCCATCGAATCGACCGCCGCCACGGTGGACGAGGTCATCGCCGAGGTCTCGGCCTCCCGGCTCACCGAACGCGGCGCCACCCGCGCCGACGACCGGATGTCGGAGGCGGCGATGGAAGACCGCAAGCGGGAAGGGTACTTCTGA
- a CDS encoding sulfate adenylyltransferase subunit 1 — protein sequence MSSLLRLATAGSVDDGKSTLVGRLLYDTKSVLADQLDAVTRASVDKGLSTPDLSLLVDGLRSEREQGITIDVAYRYFATPRRSFVLADTPGHVQYTRNTVTGASTAQLAVLLVDARKGVIEQTRRHAAVLALLGVPHLVLAVNKIDLVDYDEATFAVIAEEFAEHAASLGYERGSVLAVPVSALEGDNVAEKSDKTPWYSGPTLLEHLETVPVAPDPHDSAFRFPVQYVIRPRTADHPDYRGYAGQIAAGTVRPGDEIVVLPQGLRSRVEGIDTADGPLSEAGAGTSVTLLLTDDLDISRGDLIAAADRQPTVTDEITATLCWLSAKALKPGARVLVKHGTRTVQALVGELHARFDEQTLSSVDDPATLELNDIGRVTLRLAEEIGVDDYGVSPRTGAFLVIDPKDGDTLAAGLVGERFA from the coding sequence ATGTCCAGCCTCCTCAGGCTCGCGACCGCGGGCAGTGTGGACGACGGGAAGTCGACCCTGGTCGGGCGGCTCCTGTACGACACCAAATCCGTTCTCGCCGACCAGCTGGACGCGGTCACCCGCGCCAGTGTCGACAAAGGACTGTCCACTCCGGACTTGTCGCTGCTCGTGGACGGCCTGCGCTCGGAACGCGAGCAAGGCATCACGATCGATGTCGCGTACCGGTACTTCGCGACGCCGAGGCGCAGCTTCGTGCTCGCGGACACCCCTGGACACGTGCAGTACACGCGGAACACGGTGACCGGGGCGTCCACCGCGCAGCTGGCCGTCCTGCTGGTCGACGCGCGCAAGGGCGTCATCGAGCAGACCCGCCGTCACGCCGCGGTGCTCGCGCTGCTGGGCGTCCCGCATCTGGTGCTGGCGGTGAACAAGATCGATCTCGTCGACTACGACGAGGCGACTTTCGCCGTGATCGCCGAGGAGTTCGCCGAGCACGCCGCGTCCTTGGGCTACGAGCGGGGTTCCGTGCTCGCGGTGCCGGTTTCGGCGCTCGAGGGCGACAACGTGGCGGAGAAATCGGACAAGACCCCGTGGTACTCCGGCCCGACCCTGCTGGAGCATCTGGAAACCGTGCCCGTGGCGCCGGATCCGCACGATTCGGCGTTCCGCTTCCCGGTGCAGTACGTGATCCGGCCGCGTACGGCCGACCATCCCGACTACCGGGGTTACGCGGGGCAGATCGCGGCGGGCACCGTCCGGCCGGGCGACGAGATCGTCGTGCTCCCGCAAGGCCTCCGTAGCCGGGTTGAGGGCATCGACACCGCCGACGGACCGCTCTCCGAGGCCGGGGCGGGCACCTCGGTGACCTTGTTGCTCACGGACGACCTCGACATCTCTCGGGGTGATCTGATCGCCGCCGCCGACAGGCAGCCGACGGTGACCGACGAGATCACCGCGACCTTGTGCTGGCTTTCGGCCAAGGCGCTCAAACCGGGCGCCCGGGTGCTGGTGAAGCACGGCACGCGGACGGTGCAGGCCCTCGTCGGCGAACTCCACGCCCGCTTCGACGAGCAGACGTTGTCCAGTGTGGACGATCCGGCCACCTTGGAGCTCAACGACATCGGCCGGGTCACGCTGAGGCTGGCCGAAGAGATCGGCGTGGACGACTACGGCGTGAGCCCGCGAACGGGTGCTTTCCTGGTCATCGACCCGAAGGACGGCGACACCCTCGCCGCCGGACTCGTCGGCGAAAGGTTCGCATGA
- a CDS encoding alpha/beta hydrolase: protein MTASQRPEPADPGGRNTTDTDPIRVSFRRYAGVRTRVLEVGPQPVESTDRAPRRVLGKRTTSRGHAKPTAPRLVLLHGYCDSADTWRPVLELLAAAGVPAVAVDLPGFGDAQPLRPGPMLPQLDAFTAAVIKEQAVLGTVVLAGNSLGGTMSLRAAENHRLPVSGVVSIAAPGFVDSWLIRTVARYPLPLRMYSALPLPIPGFLVRAVAEQVVPRLLYANATAADADQVRRFTSLFPDYRSTTTRLEQARQLVEELTNAYRLEEVRIPLLVVVCGKDKLVSAASGRQLHALVPHSRLMVREDWGHCPQLDDPVEISELLTYFSASASRPSKIAAARVAAEVSEDTVAG, encoded by the coding sequence ATGACCGCATCGCAGCGGCCCGAACCGGCGGACCCGGGGGGCCGGAACACCACCGACACCGACCCGATCCGCGTCTCCTTCCGACGCTACGCCGGTGTCCGCACCAGAGTGCTCGAAGTCGGGCCGCAGCCGGTGGAATCCACCGACCGCGCGCCTCGGCGGGTGCTCGGCAAGCGGACCACCTCGCGCGGGCACGCCAAGCCGACGGCACCGAGGCTGGTGCTGCTGCACGGCTACTGCGACAGCGCCGATACCTGGCGCCCGGTTCTCGAACTGCTGGCGGCCGCCGGTGTCCCGGCGGTCGCGGTCGACCTGCCCGGGTTCGGTGACGCTCAGCCACTCCGGCCGGGCCCGATGCTCCCGCAGCTGGACGCGTTCACCGCGGCCGTGATCAAGGAGCAGGCCGTACTCGGCACGGTGGTGCTCGCCGGAAACTCGCTCGGCGGCACGATGAGCCTGCGTGCCGCCGAGAACCACCGGCTGCCGGTCTCGGGTGTGGTGTCGATCGCCGCTCCCGGTTTCGTGGACAGCTGGCTCATCCGCACCGTGGCCCGCTACCCGCTGCCGCTGCGGATGTACTCGGCCCTGCCGCTGCCGATCCCCGGATTCCTCGTGCGCGCCGTCGCCGAGCAGGTCGTCCCCCGGCTGCTGTACGCCAACGCCACCGCCGCGGACGCCGACCAGGTACGCCGGTTCACGTCGCTGTTCCCGGACTACCGCTCCACCACGACGCGGCTGGAGCAGGCGAGGCAACTCGTCGAGGAACTCACGAACGCGTACCGGCTCGAAGAGGTCCGCATCCCGCTCCTGGTGGTCGTCTGCGGCAAGGACAAGCTGGTCAGCGCCGCCTCCGGACGGCAGCTGCACGCGCTGGTCCCGCACAGCAGGTTGATGGTGCGCGAGGACTGGGGTCACTGCCCGCAGCTGGACGACCCCGTCGAGATCTCGGAGCTGCTGACCTACTTCTCCGCCAGCGCGTCGAGGCCGTCGAAGATCGCCGCCGCTCGCGTGGCCGCCGAAGTGAGCGAGGACACCGTCGCCGGATAG
- a CDS encoding Insertion element protein, whose amino-acid sequence MTERATPYHCPFCGDEDLRPEEGGSWLCSGCRRVFTVKFLGLSFPEVSPG is encoded by the coding sequence GTGACCGAGCGTGCGACGCCGTACCACTGCCCTTTCTGTGGCGATGAAGACCTGCGGCCGGAAGAGGGCGGCTCCTGGCTGTGCTCGGGCTGCCGCCGGGTCTTCACCGTGAAGTTCCTCGGACTGTCCTTTCCGGAGGTGTCACCAGGATGA
- a CDS encoding zinc-binding dehydrogenase: MFAVYASEPNAEKPLDSLVIGERPEPEVPAGWVRVNIKAASLNMHDLWTLRGVGIKPEQFPMILGCDGAGTLDDGTEVVLHSVINAPGWQGDDTLDPKRTLLTEKHQGTFAEQVVVPARNVVPKPASLSFAEAATMGTAWLTAYRMLFVKSGLRPGQTMLVQGASGGVSTALVQLGRAAGFRVWVTGRSEEKRALAENLGAHQTFESGARLPERVDAVFETVGKATWSHSVKSLKPGGIIVVSGSTSGPDAHAELQRVFFLQLRIAGSTMGTRDELTDLLAYLELTGVRPQIGAELPFADAETGFENMLAGETSGKVVFAH, from the coding sequence ATGTTCGCCGTTTACGCTTCCGAACCCAACGCCGAAAAGCCGCTGGACTCGCTCGTGATCGGCGAGCGACCCGAGCCCGAAGTGCCCGCAGGCTGGGTGCGGGTCAACATCAAGGCCGCCAGCCTCAACATGCACGACCTCTGGACGCTGCGCGGTGTCGGCATCAAACCCGAGCAGTTCCCGATGATCCTCGGCTGCGACGGGGCGGGCACCCTCGACGACGGCACCGAGGTCGTCCTCCACTCGGTGATCAACGCCCCGGGCTGGCAGGGCGACGACACTCTCGACCCGAAGCGCACCCTGCTCACCGAGAAGCACCAAGGCACCTTCGCCGAACAGGTCGTGGTCCCGGCGCGCAATGTCGTGCCGAAACCGGCGAGCCTGAGCTTCGCGGAAGCCGCGACCATGGGCACGGCGTGGCTGACCGCGTACCGGATGCTGTTCGTGAAGTCCGGGTTGCGGCCGGGACAGACGATGCTGGTCCAAGGCGCCTCCGGGGGCGTTTCGACCGCCCTCGTGCAGCTCGGGCGTGCGGCCGGATTCAGGGTTTGGGTCACTGGGCGTAGCGAAGAGAAACGCGCGCTGGCCGAGAATCTGGGCGCACATCAGACCTTTGAGTCCGGCGCGCGACTGCCGGAGCGGGTCGACGCGGTCTTCGAGACCGTCGGGAAGGCGACCTGGTCCCACTCGGTGAAGTCGCTCAAACCGGGCGGCATCATCGTCGTCTCGGGATCGACCAGCGGTCCGGATGCTCACGCGGAGTTGCAGCGCGTGTTCTTTCTGCAACTGCGTATCGCGGGTTCCACGATGGGGACCAGGGACGAGCTGACCGATCTCCTCGCCTATTTGGAGCTCACGGGCGTCCGTCCGCAGATCGGTGCCGAATTACCGTTCGCGGATGCCGAAACCGGGTTTGAAAACATGCTCGCCGGGGAAACTTCAGGGAAGGTCGTCTTCGCGCATTGA
- a CDS encoding phosphoadenylyl-sulfate reductase — MTATADYKTLAERASKELAEATATEALRWTAETFGDDFIVASNMQDAVLIDLATQVKPDVDVLFLQTGYHFPETIGTRDAVQAVYPGVRIVNAQAAQSVAEQDAEYGPKLHERDPNQCCQLRKVVPLRNTLAKYSAWVTGVRRVDAPTRANTPIVTWDDRNGLVKINPIAPWSDDEFNGYISEHGILENPLVSIGYLSIGCAPCTAKVAPGQDPRSGRWAGQGKTECGLHG; from the coding sequence ATGACCGCCACTGCCGACTACAAGACCCTCGCCGAACGGGCCTCGAAAGAGCTCGCGGAGGCGACCGCGACCGAGGCCCTGCGCTGGACCGCGGAGACCTTCGGCGACGACTTCATCGTCGCGTCGAACATGCAGGACGCCGTCCTCATCGATCTGGCCACCCAGGTCAAACCCGACGTCGACGTGCTGTTCCTGCAGACCGGCTACCACTTCCCGGAGACCATCGGCACCCGTGACGCGGTGCAGGCGGTCTACCCCGGCGTGCGGATCGTCAACGCGCAGGCCGCGCAGAGCGTCGCCGAACAGGACGCGGAGTACGGCCCGAAACTGCACGAACGCGACCCGAACCAGTGCTGCCAGCTGCGCAAGGTCGTGCCGCTGCGGAACACGCTCGCGAAGTACTCGGCGTGGGTGACCGGCGTCCGCCGCGTCGACGCGCCGACCCGCGCGAACACCCCGATCGTCACCTGGGACGACCGCAACGGGCTGGTGAAGATCAACCCGATCGCGCCGTGGTCGGACGACGAGTTCAACGGCTACATCAGCGAACACGGGATCCTCGAGAACCCGTTGGTGTCCATCGGTTATCTGTCGATCGGCTGCGCGCCGTGCACCGCGAAGGTCGCCCCGGGTCAGGACCCGCGCAGCGGCCGGTGGGCCGGGCAGGGCAAGACCGAGTGCGGCCTGCACGGGTGA
- a CDS encoding barstar family protein: protein MNEAEKAFARGAHPHLIDGGRTVDKASTLDAIAEALSFPDYFGKNLDALYDCLTDLSWLPSGEHVLIWAGSSALRERDPKAYLAVRSVLSDAQRALGPSGDRSDSRRLTVVLPD, encoded by the coding sequence ATGAACGAGGCGGAGAAGGCCTTCGCGAGGGGTGCGCATCCGCATCTGATCGACGGCGGCCGGACGGTCGACAAGGCCTCCACACTCGACGCGATCGCGGAGGCGCTGTCGTTCCCCGACTACTTCGGGAAGAACCTCGACGCGCTCTACGACTGCCTCACCGACCTGTCTTGGCTCCCCTCGGGGGAGCACGTGCTGATCTGGGCCGGTTCGTCGGCACTCAGGGAGCGCGATCCGAAGGCGTATCTGGCCGTCCGGAGCGTGCTCTCGGACGCACAGCGGGCGCTGGGGCCGAGCGGGGACCGCTCGGATTCCCGGCGCCTCACCGTGGTCCTGCCGGATTAG
- a CDS encoding sirohydrochlorin chelatase, with translation MTPSLTPPLVAVAHGSRDPRSAATIRALLDVSRGLAPGLDIRESFLDLSEPLLTETLRGLYAEGHREVVVVPLLLGVAYHARVDLPALVAEVTADCPGLEVRVSGVLGIDPLIETVALDRLTEAGADLGDPDLGVLLAGVGSSNVAANDAVAGITTRWQLRRGLLATPAFASAAQPDVPAAIARLRLNGARRLAVAGWFLAPGLLPDRIARLAREADPSVIVAGPLGPDPRIAGLVLERYDVAASRLAA, from the coding sequence ATGACCCCAAGCCTCACTCCGCCACTGGTCGCCGTCGCCCACGGCAGCCGCGATCCGCGGTCCGCCGCGACGATCCGCGCGCTGCTCGACGTCTCCCGCGGGCTGGCACCGGGCCTCGACATCCGGGAGTCCTTTTTGGACCTCTCGGAGCCGTTGCTCACCGAAACCCTGCGCGGCCTCTACGCCGAGGGGCATCGCGAGGTCGTCGTGGTGCCGCTGTTGCTCGGCGTGGCCTATCACGCCCGGGTCGACCTGCCCGCGCTCGTCGCCGAGGTGACCGCGGACTGCCCCGGCCTCGAAGTGCGGGTTTCCGGGGTGCTGGGCATCGACCCGCTCATCGAGACGGTCGCGCTGGACAGGCTCACCGAGGCGGGTGCCGATCTCGGCGACCCGGACTTGGGTGTCCTGCTGGCGGGCGTCGGCTCGTCGAATGTCGCGGCGAACGACGCGGTCGCCGGGATCACCACCCGCTGGCAACTGCGTCGCGGGTTGCTCGCGACACCGGCCTTCGCGAGCGCCGCTCAGCCGGACGTGCCCGCCGCCATCGCGCGGTTGCGGCTCAACGGGGCCCGGCGGCTCGCGGTCGCGGGCTGGTTCCTCGCGCCGGGTCTGCTGCCGGACCGGATCGCGCGCCTTGCCCGCGAAGCCGACCCGTCCGTGATCGTCGCCGGTCCGCTGGGACCGGATCCGCGGATCGCCGGGCTCGTCCTGGAACGCTACGACGTCGCCGCCTCCCGGCTCGCCGCCTGA
- a CDS encoding amino acid permease — translation MSAPRSLGSGSGVFRRKPIEQIQELSDGGGLQRTLGLRQLTAIGVGGIIGAGIFSLAGAVANKTAGPAVLISFLIAGIASAAAAFSYAEFAGLIPRAGSAYTYGYTVLGEIVGWFIGWDLLLEYTAIVAVVAIGISGYFNELLGYLNIDLPTWMLGAPGTEKGGVEPGSYKINLFAVLLCLLIAFILNQGMKNAARFETLLVYLKVGLVLLVIVVGVFHINTDNYSNFFPFGLSGAFTGAATVFFAVFGYDAMSTAAEESTDSQKHMPKAIIYSLAISMVLYVLACLVLTGMVNYKDIDSEAAFSSAFAGIGMKWLGLIIAVGAIIGITTVLFTFLMGASRVGYSMSRDGLLPKWFGKTHPVRKVPNRMTWVLGGASALIAGLLPIGEAAELTNIGILLAFVVVCVAVIVLRYKQPDLPRSFKTPGMPIVPIIGIVFSIWLITFLNPETWLRFAAWFGIGLIIYFAYSRRHSAMNVNNGDTKQVSGDDSNA, via the coding sequence ATGTCCGCACCGCGCAGCCTGGGCTCGGGATCCGGGGTATTCCGCCGCAAACCGATCGAGCAGATCCAAGAACTCAGTGACGGCGGCGGGCTCCAACGCACGCTGGGCCTGCGTCAGCTGACCGCGATCGGGGTCGGCGGCATCATCGGCGCGGGGATCTTCTCCCTGGCCGGCGCGGTCGCGAACAAGACGGCGGGTCCCGCCGTGCTCATCTCGTTCCTCATCGCGGGTATCGCCAGCGCCGCCGCCGCGTTCTCCTACGCCGAGTTCGCCGGGCTGATCCCCCGGGCCGGATCCGCCTACACCTACGGCTACACGGTGCTGGGCGAGATCGTCGGCTGGTTCATCGGCTGGGACCTGCTGCTGGAGTACACCGCGATCGTGGCGGTGGTCGCGATCGGCATCTCCGGCTACTTCAACGAGCTGCTGGGATACCTCAACATCGATCTCCCGACGTGGATGCTGGGCGCTCCCGGCACCGAAAAGGGAGGGGTGGAACCAGGGTCCTACAAGATCAACCTGTTCGCCGTCCTGCTGTGCCTCCTGATCGCCTTCATCCTCAACCAGGGCATGAAGAACGCGGCCCGGTTCGAGACGCTGCTGGTCTACCTGAAGGTCGGCCTGGTCCTGCTGGTGATCGTCGTCGGTGTCTTCCACATCAACACCGACAACTACTCGAACTTCTTCCCGTTCGGCCTCAGCGGCGCGTTCACCGGCGCGGCGACGGTGTTCTTCGCGGTCTTCGGCTACGACGCCATGTCCACCGCGGCCGAGGAATCGACCGACTCCCAGAAGCACATGCCGAAGGCGATCATCTACTCGCTCGCCATCTCGATGGTGCTCTACGTGCTGGCCTGCCTGGTCCTGACCGGGATGGTCAACTACAAGGACATCGACAGCGAAGCCGCGTTCTCCAGCGCCTTCGCCGGTATCGGGATGAAGTGGCTCGGCCTGATCATCGCGGTCGGCGCGATCATCGGTATCACCACCGTGCTGTTCACCTTCCTCATGGGCGCGAGCCGGGTCGGCTACTCGATGAGCCGCGACGGCCTGCTGCCCAAGTGGTTCGGCAAGACCCACCCGGTGCGCAAGGTGCCGAACCGGATGACCTGGGTGCTCGGCGGCGCGTCGGCGCTCATCGCCGGGCTGCTGCCCATCGGTGAGGCGGCCGAGCTGACGAACATCGGCATCCTGCTCGCGTTCGTCGTCGTCTGTGTCGCGGTGATCGTGCTGCGGTACAAGCAGCCGGACCTGCCGCGGAGCTTCAAGACGCCCGGTATGCCGATCGTGCCGATCATCGGCATCGTCTTCTCGATCTGGCTGATCACGTTCCTGAACCCGGAAACCTGGCTGCGGTTCGCGGCCTGGTTCGGCATCGGCCTGATCATCTACTTCGCCTACAGCCGCCGTCACTCCGCGATGAACGTGAACAACGGCGACACGAAGCAGGTCAGCGGAGACGACTCAAACGCGTAG
- a CDS encoding enoyl-CoA hydratase-related protein: MADELVHYDVVGGTATITLDSPHNRNALSAQLRRELSESLDKARADDAVRVIVLTHTGPVFCAGMDLKEARGAGAGNQGVNEFPKILDQLWTSPKPVVAKLAGPARAGGIGMVAATDIAVAVHEATFAFSEVRIGVVPAVISLTVLPRLNARAAHELFLTGDTFDAKRAVEIGLLNSAVAADELDGEVARYVKALALGGPKALAATKELLSKPRPATPGEGFEAMNKLSAGFFASEEGQEGITAFAQKRKPNWVPEA, encoded by the coding sequence ATGGCTGACGAACTGGTGCACTACGACGTGGTGGGCGGCACCGCCACGATCACCTTGGACTCCCCGCACAACCGCAACGCGCTCTCCGCCCAGCTGCGGCGCGAGCTGAGCGAGTCGCTGGACAAGGCGCGGGCGGACGACGCGGTACGGGTCATCGTGCTCACCCACACCGGCCCGGTGTTCTGCGCCGGGATGGACCTCAAGGAGGCTCGCGGCGCCGGTGCGGGCAACCAGGGCGTCAACGAGTTCCCGAAGATCCTCGACCAGCTGTGGACCAGCCCCAAACCCGTGGTGGCGAAGCTGGCGGGCCCCGCGCGAGCGGGCGGCATCGGCATGGTGGCCGCGACCGACATCGCCGTCGCCGTGCACGAAGCGACGTTCGCCTTCTCCGAGGTACGGATCGGGGTCGTACCCGCCGTCATCTCGCTCACCGTGTTGCCTCGGCTCAACGCCCGTGCCGCGCACGAACTGTTCCTGACCGGAGACACATTCGACGCGAAGCGCGCCGTCGAGATCGGCCTGCTGAACTCGGCCGTCGCGGCCGACGAGCTCGACGGCGAGGTCGCCCGTTACGTCAAGGCTCTCGCCCTCGGTGGGCCGAAGGCTCTCGCCGCGACGAAGGAACTGCTCAGCAAGCCTCGTCCGGCGACCCCCGGCGAAGGCTTCGAGGCCATGAACAAGCTGTCCGCCGGGTTCTTCGCGAGCGAAGAAGGACAGGAGGGCATCACGGCCTTCGCGCAGAAGCGCAAGCCGAACTGGGTTCCGGAAGCCTAA
- a CDS encoding cyclase, whose product MKAAIRALVCASGVLVPLIGLAAPASAATTVVFDCEAKPPLVGNKYLKLNQDADVTAPATVAPGAALDIVIDPAANTVPAEVSGYKVKNIKDFSLKIPIPANSTWVGAELTGGSGIGSTPPKITVSGSVATLSFPGPIAGGSTFELPTVTAHLTAGSSGTIETKLGGSSYADPGLTFTAVVSAGFDVSAPTSCFPNPSPTFTTTTIG is encoded by the coding sequence ATGAAGGCTGCCATCCGTGCCCTCGTCTGCGCTTCGGGCGTCCTCGTCCCGCTCATCGGTCTCGCCGCCCCGGCCTCGGCGGCGACCACCGTCGTCTTCGACTGCGAGGCGAAGCCGCCGCTCGTCGGCAACAAGTACCTCAAGCTGAACCAGGACGCCGACGTCACCGCGCCGGCCACGGTCGCGCCCGGCGCCGCCCTCGACATCGTCATCGACCCGGCGGCCAACACCGTCCCGGCCGAGGTCAGCGGATACAAGGTCAAGAACATCAAGGACTTCTCCCTGAAGATCCCGATCCCGGCGAACTCGACCTGGGTGGGCGCCGAGCTCACCGGCGGCTCCGGCATCGGCTCGACCCCGCCGAAGATCACCGTCTCGGGCAGCGTCGCGACGCTGAGCTTCCCCGGTCCGATCGCGGGCGGGTCGACGTTCGAACTGCCGACCGTGACCGCGCATCTCACCGCGGGTTCGTCCGGCACGATCGAGACGAAACTGGGCGGCTCCAGCTACGCCGACCCGGGCCTGACCTTCACCGCGGTGGTCAGCGCCGGCTTCGACGTCTCGGCGCCGACGTCGTGCTTCCCGAACCCGAGCCCCACCTTCACCACGACGACGATCGGCTGA